One window of Mangrovibacterium diazotrophicum genomic DNA carries:
- a CDS encoding alanine/glycine:cation symporter family protein gives MSKLNDILALIDGYIGGSSWFVYLLLGTGLFYTIYLKFPQFRYLKYAVRIVRGKFDREGDTGDTSHFQALTTALSGTVGTGNIAGVALAIHLGGPAALFWMLVTALLGMTTKFVEVTLSHKYREKTDDGTMAGGPMYYMKNRLNMKWLAVIFAIATVLSSFGTGSLPQVNSISNSLFATFGINKVLTGFVLAVLLGFVIIGGIQRIAKVTSRLVPLMALIYFVGAIAVIGYNYENIIPSIIAIFSNVFTGTAATGGFLGAGFAFAFNRGVNRGLFSNEAGQGSAPIAHAAARAHEPVSEGLVALLEPFIDTIIICTLTGLVILSSGVWTEKVDNQFQTTDIVVMDNRYDEAKPEDQQALHDFLLGHTTLPEYTGDLQVVDGKVQNDLTIIHARSVAENVRVLENGAPYNGTVSVVNGVIPNNVSLAFMGKSLIHSAPLTTIAFTKSWFGDFGKYIVAIGLLLFAFSTAISWSYYGDRAMTFMFGSKAVIYFRIVYVIGFFLASFTDTTIIWTLSGITIALMTIPNLIGILLLRKEMKAEVKSFWVEYSERFPEEHAPVD, from the coding sequence ATGTCAAAGCTTAATGATATTCTTGCCTTAATAGACGGATATATCGGAGGTAGCTCCTGGTTTGTTTACTTACTTTTAGGTACGGGTTTATTCTACACAATTTATCTGAAATTCCCGCAGTTTCGTTATTTGAAATACGCAGTCCGCATCGTTCGGGGTAAGTTCGACCGGGAAGGGGATACTGGTGATACGTCGCACTTTCAGGCTTTGACAACAGCACTTTCAGGCACTGTCGGAACCGGTAATATCGCCGGTGTGGCATTGGCCATTCACCTGGGAGGGCCTGCTGCTTTATTCTGGATGTTGGTGACAGCGCTCCTTGGTATGACGACTAAATTTGTAGAGGTCACGCTCTCTCATAAATACCGCGAAAAAACGGATGACGGTACGATGGCCGGTGGGCCGATGTACTACATGAAAAACCGCTTGAACATGAAGTGGCTGGCCGTCATTTTCGCAATTGCAACCGTTTTGTCGTCATTCGGAACCGGAAGTTTGCCACAGGTTAACTCCATCTCGAACTCCTTGTTTGCCACCTTTGGTATTAACAAGGTGTTGACAGGTTTCGTATTGGCGGTTCTTTTGGGATTTGTAATTATTGGTGGTATCCAGCGGATTGCCAAAGTAACCTCGCGATTGGTTCCGTTGATGGCGCTCATCTATTTTGTTGGCGCCATTGCCGTTATCGGGTACAACTACGAAAATATTATCCCGTCGATCATTGCTATTTTCAGCAATGTCTTCACGGGAACAGCAGCTACCGGTGGTTTCTTAGGTGCCGGTTTTGCTTTTGCCTTTAACCGGGGTGTGAACCGTGGCTTGTTTTCCAACGAAGCAGGGCAGGGGTCTGCACCAATTGCACACGCGGCAGCCCGTGCTCACGAGCCTGTTTCTGAAGGTTTGGTGGCGCTGCTCGAACCGTTTATCGATACCATCATCATTTGTACCCTGACAGGTCTGGTGATTTTGTCGTCGGGCGTTTGGACTGAGAAAGTTGACAACCAGTTTCAAACAACAGATATTGTGGTGATGGACAATCGTTACGACGAGGCGAAGCCGGAAGATCAGCAGGCGCTGCACGATTTCCTGTTAGGCCACACCACACTGCCTGAGTACACCGGCGATTTGCAGGTTGTTGACGGAAAAGTGCAAAATGATCTGACCATTATCCATGCCCGTTCGGTAGCCGAAAATGTTCGGGTGCTAGAAAACGGTGCGCCTTATAACGGTACGGTGTCGGTTGTAAATGGTGTGATACCAAACAATGTTTCATTGGCTTTTATGGGAAAATCGTTGATCCACAGTGCTCCGTTAACAACGATCGCTTTTACAAAGAGTTGGTTTGGCGATTTTGGAAAATATATTGTGGCAATAGGCTTGTTGCTTTTTGCGTTCTCAACTGCAATTTCGTGGAGTTATTACGGCGACCGGGCAATGACATTCATGTTCGGCTCTAAAGCAGTGATTTACTTCCGGATTGTGTACGTCATTGGTTTCTTTTTGGCGTCATTTACTGATACCACAATCATTTGGACATTGTCAGGAATTACGATTGCTTTGATGACGATTCCGAACTTAATTGGTATCTTGCTGTTAAGAAAAGAAATGAAAGCGGAGGTAAAGAGTTTCTGGGTTGAATACTCGGAAAGGTTCCCGGAGGAGCATG
- a CDS encoding PspC domain-containing protein has translation MNTFDGKKRLTRSNDRMLAGVLAGIAEYLDMDPTIVRIIFVLLAVFSAGFPGLLLYIILWIVIPEKPLN, from the coding sequence ATGAATACATTCGACGGCAAGAAAAGACTTACCCGTTCGAACGATAGGATGCTTGCCGGTGTACTTGCCGGTATAGCTGAATATTTGGACATGGACCCGACGATTGTCCGGATCATTTTTGTGTTACTCGCGGTCTTTAGCGCCGGATTCCCCGGCCTGTTGCTTTACATCATCCTTTGGATCGTTATTCCGGAGAAACCTCTCAACTAA
- a CDS encoding Tex family protein produces the protein MTSEIIQLISGKLNLASHQVKNTIELLNDGATVPFISRYRKERTGSLDEVQIGAIKDEKSRFEELTKRKETILNTIDEQGLLTGELKKRIEECWESNELEDLYLPYKPKRKTKATIAREKGLEPLAKILMKQQERDVESRALTFVKGDVASTDEALSGARDIIAEWMNENERARQVVRRSFEVGAVIRAKLVKGKEEEGAKYRDYFDWEEQLKRCPSHRLLAMRRGEAEGVLRISISPDDADTLERLDRLFIRAKNESADQVALALKDSYKRLLSPSMETEFSNLSKGKADQEAIQVFAENLRQLLLAAPLGQKRVLAIDPGYRTGCKVVCLDAQGNLLHNETIYPHKPQEETKMAAKKLTSMVSAYQIEAIAIGNGTASRETEHFVKKLRYDRDLKVFVVSEDGASVYSASKVARDEFPQYDVTVRGAVSIGRRLMDPLAELVKIDPKSIGVGQYQHDVDQKMLKESLDTVVESAVNKVGVNVNTASKHLLTYISGLGPQLAQNVVDYRKENGAFGSRKELMKVPRMGAKAFEQSAGFLRIPDADNPLDNSAVHPESYTVVQKMAKDLKCSVAELVANTSLLGTLDLKKYVTPEVGLPTLNDIVAELAKPGRDPRKGIKVFEFADGIYKVEDLQVGMVLPGIVTNITKFGAFVDVGVKQDGLVHISQLADRFISDPNEIVKLHQHVKVKVTEVDLARKRIQLSLKDVPQD, from the coding sequence ATGACTTCAGAAATCATTCAACTCATATCGGGCAAGCTTAATCTTGCTTCACACCAGGTAAAAAATACCATCGAATTATTGAACGACGGTGCTACCGTTCCCTTTATTTCGCGCTACCGGAAAGAACGAACCGGTAGTTTGGACGAGGTTCAGATCGGTGCGATTAAGGATGAGAAAAGCCGTTTTGAGGAACTAACGAAGCGGAAGGAAACCATCCTGAATACCATTGACGAGCAAGGTCTGTTGACTGGTGAGTTGAAAAAGCGGATTGAAGAATGCTGGGAAAGTAACGAGCTGGAGGATCTCTACCTTCCATACAAACCGAAGCGGAAAACAAAGGCAACAATCGCACGCGAGAAAGGCTTGGAACCACTGGCCAAAATCTTGATGAAGCAACAGGAGCGCGATGTTGAAAGTCGCGCGTTGACGTTTGTGAAAGGCGATGTTGCATCAACAGATGAAGCACTGTCTGGTGCACGCGATATCATTGCGGAATGGATGAATGAGAATGAACGCGCACGGCAGGTTGTACGCCGGTCGTTTGAAGTTGGTGCTGTTATCCGGGCAAAGCTCGTGAAGGGTAAAGAAGAAGAAGGTGCCAAATACCGCGACTATTTCGACTGGGAAGAGCAACTCAAACGTTGTCCTTCTCACCGGTTGTTGGCGATGCGTCGTGGCGAAGCAGAAGGCGTTCTGCGTATTAGCATCTCTCCAGATGACGCCGATACTCTGGAACGTCTGGATCGGTTGTTTATTCGTGCCAAGAACGAGTCTGCTGATCAGGTAGCGTTGGCCTTAAAAGATAGTTACAAGCGTCTCTTGTCTCCCTCGATGGAAACAGAGTTCTCCAATTTGTCGAAAGGGAAAGCGGATCAGGAAGCGATTCAGGTTTTTGCCGAAAATTTGCGGCAGTTGTTGCTGGCTGCTCCGCTCGGGCAAAAGCGCGTGCTGGCAATTGACCCCGGTTATCGTACCGGTTGCAAGGTGGTTTGTTTGGATGCGCAGGGTAACCTGTTGCACAACGAAACGATTTATCCGCACAAACCACAGGAAGAAACCAAGATGGCCGCGAAGAAACTCACTTCGATGGTGAGTGCATACCAAATTGAAGCGATCGCTATTGGAAACGGTACAGCCAGTCGTGAAACGGAGCACTTTGTGAAAAAGCTCCGCTACGATCGCGACTTGAAAGTGTTTGTGGTTTCTGAAGATGGTGCTTCTGTTTATTCAGCATCAAAGGTTGCCCGCGACGAGTTTCCGCAATACGATGTTACCGTGCGTGGAGCGGTGTCGATCGGTCGACGTTTGATGGACCCCTTGGCTGAGCTGGTTAAAATCGATCCGAAATCGATCGGGGTTGGGCAGTACCAGCATGATGTTGATCAGAAAATGTTAAAGGAAAGTTTGGACACGGTTGTCGAGTCGGCAGTAAACAAGGTCGGCGTGAATGTTAATACAGCCTCTAAACACTTGTTGACCTATATCTCGGGCCTTGGTCCGCAATTGGCGCAAAATGTGGTCGATTACCGAAAGGAAAACGGCGCTTTTGGTTCGCGAAAAGAGCTGATGAAAGTACCACGCATGGGAGCAAAGGCATTTGAGCAATCAGCCGGTTTCTTGCGAATCCCGGATGCGGACAATCCGCTCGATAATTCAGCTGTTCACCCGGAATCGTACACAGTTGTTCAGAAAATGGCTAAAGATCTGAAGTGTTCCGTAGCCGAATTGGTTGCCAATACGTCTTTACTCGGAACGCTTGATCTGAAAAAATATGTGACTCCGGAAGTTGGTTTGCCAACCTTGAATGATATTGTTGCTGAGTTAGCCAAGCCAGGCAGGGATCCGCGCAAAGGCATCAAGGTTTTCGAATTTGCCGACGGAATTTATAAGGTTGAAGATTTACAGGTTGGTATGGTGCTGCCGGGTATTGTCACCAACATTACCAAGTTTGGTGCGTTTGTCGATGTTGGTGTGAAGCAGGATGGATTGGTTCATATTTCGCAATTGGCAGATCGTTTTATCAGCGACCCCAACGAAATTGTGAAACTGCATCAGCATGTGAAAGTGAAAGTAACTGAAGTGGATCTGGCCAGAAAGAGAATTCAGCTAAGCCTGAAAGATGTCCCTCAGGATTAG
- the rplT gene encoding 50S ribosomal protein L20, producing the protein MPRSVNHVASRARRKKILKQTKGNFGARRNVWTVAKNTYEKGLQYAYRDRKAKKRNFRALWIQRINAAARMEGLSYSQLIGLLKKANIEINRKVLADLAVYQPQAFKAIVDKVK; encoded by the coding sequence ATGCCAAGATCAGTAAATCATGTCGCATCTCGGGCTCGTAGAAAGAAAATTCTAAAGCAAACTAAAGGTAACTTTGGTGCCCGCAGAAACGTGTGGACGGTAGCAAAAAACACCTATGAAAAAGGTTTACAATATGCTTACCGCGACCGCAAAGCCAAAAAACGTAACTTCCGTGCATTGTGGATTCAGCGTATCAACGCTGCAGCCCGTATGGAAGGACTCAGCTATTCTCAATTGATTGGTTTGTTGAAAAAAGCAAACATTGAAATCAACCGTAAAGTTTTAGCTGATTTAGCTGTGTATCAACCACAAGCTTTCAAAGCTATCGTTGATAAGGTGAAATAA
- the rpmI gene encoding 50S ribosomal protein L35 — MPKMKTNSGAKKRFKLTGTGKLKRKHAFKSHILTKKSTKQKRNLTHATLVDKADEKNVKLLLAMK, encoded by the coding sequence ATGCCAAAAATGAAAACCAATTCCGGTGCAAAAAAACGGTTCAAATTGACCGGTACCGGTAAATTGAAAAGGAAACATGCTTTCAAAAGTCACATTTTGACTAAAAAGTCAACAAAGCAAAAACGTAACTTGACTCATGCAACTTTGGTTGACAAAGCAGACGAGAAAAACGTTAAGCTGTTGCTTGCAATGAAGTAA
- the infC gene encoding translation initiation factor IF-3 — MDTTPQHRLNERIRTHQVRLVGDNIENQGVFPLKEALAMAQEMELDLVEISPNADPPVCKIIDYQKFLYQQKKKQKEMKAKAVKVTVKEIRFGPQTDDHDFQFKLRHAEKFLAEGAKVKAFVFFKGRSILFKEQGEILLLKFAQALEEIGKVEQMPQLEGKRMTMFISPKKKK; from the coding sequence GTGGATACAACACCTCAGCATAGATTAAATGAAAGGATTCGTACCCACCAGGTACGTCTTGTTGGTGATAATATCGAAAATCAAGGTGTTTTTCCACTGAAAGAAGCCTTAGCAATGGCTCAGGAAATGGAGTTGGACCTGGTAGAGATTTCTCCAAACGCCGATCCGCCTGTTTGTAAGATTATCGACTATCAAAAGTTTCTTTATCAACAGAAAAAGAAACAAAAAGAGATGAAGGCTAAGGCCGTAAAAGTAACTGTGAAAGAAATTCGTTTCGGTCCTCAAACCGACGATCACGATTTCCAGTTCAAGCTGCGGCATGCTGAAAAGTTCTTAGCTGAAGGAGCAAAAGTGAAGGCTTTTGTATTCTTTAAAGGACGTTCAATCCTCTTTAAAGAACAAGGCGAGATTCTTTTGCTGAAATTTGCTCAGGCGCTGGAAGAAATCGGCAAGGTAGAGCAGATGCCTCAGTTAGAAGGAAAAAGAATGACGATGTTTATTTCACCTAAGAAGAAAAAGTAA
- the thrS gene encoding threonine--tRNA ligase: MIKITLPDNSVREYESGVTGLEIANSISSRLAKDVLAVSVNGQVWDLNRPINQDSAIKLFTWDDREGKETFWHSSAHLMAEAIEFFYPGTKFGIGPTVDTGFYYDIDLPEGKQLTEKDLAQIEKKMIELSREKNDIVRSSISKADALAMFTEKHDELKQELISELEDGTITLYNQGNFTDLCRGPHLPNTSYIKAVKLTSIAGAYWRGNEKNKMLTRVYGVTFPKQKLLDEYLVLLEEAKKRDHRKIGKEMELFTFSQKVGQGLPLWLPKGTQLRLQLEDFLKKVQKKFGYQQVMTPHIGDVALYKTSGHFQKYGADSFQTIKTPAEGEEYMLKPMNCPHHCEIFASKPHSYKDLPVRYAEFGTVYRYEQSGELHGLTRVRGFTQDDAHLYCRPDQLKDEFKKVIDIVFIIFNSLGLDNYTAQISLRDPNNPDKYIGSPENWDKAEAAIIEACAEKGLETVTELGEAAFYGPKLDFMVKDALGRSWQLGTIQVDYNLPERFELEYIGADDKRHRPIMIHRAPFGSMERFVAVLIEHTAGKFPLWLTPDQVVVLPISEKYNDYAQKVSDYLNNSDIRSLIDDRNEKIGRKIRDNELKRIPYLLIVGEKEAETGQVSVRKQGEGDKGNMTMEEFAQFLNDEVKEQLSAFYN; this comes from the coding sequence ATGATAAAGATTACATTACCTGACAACAGTGTCCGCGAATACGAAAGCGGCGTAACCGGCCTCGAAATTGCCAATTCGATCAGCAGTCGATTGGCCAAAGACGTGTTGGCCGTATCAGTAAATGGTCAAGTTTGGGATTTAAACCGTCCCATTAATCAGGATTCAGCTATCAAATTATTCACGTGGGACGATCGCGAAGGAAAAGAAACTTTCTGGCACTCGTCTGCCCACTTGATGGCCGAAGCCATTGAATTCTTTTATCCGGGCACGAAATTCGGTATCGGCCCAACTGTTGATACGGGATTCTATTACGATATTGATCTGCCGGAAGGCAAGCAGTTGACTGAGAAAGATCTGGCTCAGATTGAGAAAAAAATGATCGAGCTTTCGCGCGAGAAAAACGACATCGTTCGCAGCAGTATCAGTAAAGCTGATGCCTTGGCCATGTTCACCGAAAAGCACGATGAACTGAAGCAGGAATTGATCAGCGAGTTGGAAGATGGTACCATTACTTTGTATAACCAGGGGAATTTTACCGACTTGTGTCGCGGGCCCCACTTGCCGAACACTTCGTACATCAAAGCTGTAAAATTGACATCGATTGCCGGAGCTTACTGGCGAGGTAACGAAAAAAATAAAATGTTGACCCGTGTTTACGGGGTGACGTTCCCAAAACAAAAATTACTGGACGAATACCTGGTATTGCTGGAGGAAGCCAAAAAACGCGACCACCGCAAAATCGGTAAGGAAATGGAACTGTTCACTTTCTCGCAGAAAGTAGGACAAGGCTTGCCGTTGTGGTTGCCGAAAGGAACCCAATTGCGTTTGCAGCTGGAAGATTTCCTGAAAAAGGTACAGAAGAAATTCGGTTACCAGCAGGTCATGACTCCGCATATTGGTGATGTGGCTTTGTACAAAACATCTGGTCACTTTCAGAAATATGGCGCGGATTCATTCCAAACCATTAAAACACCGGCAGAAGGCGAAGAGTACATGTTGAAGCCGATGAACTGTCCGCACCACTGCGAGATTTTCGCCAGCAAACCACACTCGTACAAAGACCTGCCGGTTCGCTATGCCGAGTTTGGTACTGTTTACCGTTACGAACAAAGTGGTGAGTTGCACGGGTTGACGCGTGTACGTGGCTTTACCCAGGACGATGCACACTTGTATTGCCGTCCGGATCAGTTGAAAGACGAATTCAAGAAAGTAATCGATATTGTTTTCATTATTTTCAACAGTTTGGGATTGGATAATTACACAGCACAAATCTCACTGCGTGATCCGAACAACCCGGACAAATACATTGGTTCTCCCGAAAACTGGGACAAAGCAGAAGCTGCTATTATTGAAGCTTGTGCCGAAAAAGGGCTGGAAACAGTAACTGAGTTGGGCGAAGCTGCATTCTACGGACCGAAATTGGATTTCATGGTGAAAGATGCCTTGGGACGTAGCTGGCAGTTGGGTACCATCCAGGTTGACTATAACCTGCCGGAACGTTTTGAGCTGGAATATATTGGAGCGGATGACAAACGTCACCGTCCGATTATGATCCACCGTGCACCGTTCGGATCTATGGAACGATTTGTGGCAGTGTTGATTGAGCACACAGCTGGTAAATTCCCGTTGTGGTTAACTCCCGATCAGGTAGTGGTGTTACCGATCAGCGAAAAATATAACGATTATGCTCAAAAAGTTTCAGATTATCTAAATAATTCCGATATTCGCAGCCTGATTGACGACCGGAACGAAAAAATCGGTCGGAAAATCCGGGATAATGAGCTTAAACGAATTCCTTACTTGCTGATTGTCGGGGAGAAAGAGGCTGAAACAGGCCAGGTTTCTGTTCGTAAACAAGGCGAAGGAGACAAAGGCAATATGACAATGGAAGAGTTTGCTCAGTTCCTGAACGATGAAGTTAAAGAACAATTATCTGCATTTTATAACTAA
- a CDS encoding DUF6588 family protein, whose protein sequence is MKKILLVALVALAGFKFSFAQSDVADMLRFGTHDANLLIGAYVEPYAKGLGVGMNNSWYYTAETHKLWGFDLAFSVSAFKVADSDKTFDVNKLGLKYLYAQEGNSIASTAAGSTGGVPLYYDANYQGMTIPVEYFSTPGGSDFDVVPVPIIQASFGLLPNTDIIGRYIPKVKFDIDNEKADVGLWGIGFKHNIRKSLPFIKHLPIDIALFAAYSKMSGESTMHFDYTNYGYSNPAGYVVDENQRGELESKNFKYGLIVSKKIAVITFFASVTGNSSKTTFDILGRFPIPDPERLSDDYTSIDDLLIDAMVDEEDPIALHYKDNYIGLDAGFRLKLAFFSLFGSIAKTNYVTYNAGLSFGFR, encoded by the coding sequence ATGAAAAAGATATTACTTGTTGCGCTTGTGGCTTTGGCCGGTTTTAAGTTTTCTTTTGCCCAGTCGGATGTGGCTGACATGTTGCGGTTTGGTACGCACGATGCCAATTTGCTGATCGGAGCTTACGTTGAGCCTTACGCTAAAGGACTTGGTGTTGGAATGAATAACTCGTGGTATTACACGGCTGAAACACACAAGTTGTGGGGCTTTGACCTGGCATTTTCGGTGAGCGCTTTCAAAGTGGCCGATTCGGACAAGACCTTCGATGTAAATAAATTGGGATTGAAGTACCTGTATGCACAGGAAGGAAACAGCATTGCCTCGACAGCGGCAGGAAGTACAGGTGGAGTACCTTTGTATTACGATGCTAACTACCAGGGAATGACAATTCCGGTTGAATATTTTTCGACTCCCGGTGGTAGCGACTTTGATGTGGTTCCGGTTCCAATTATTCAGGCTTCATTTGGTTTGTTACCCAATACCGATATCATCGGTCGGTACATCCCGAAAGTGAAGTTCGATATTGACAACGAAAAGGCAGACGTTGGTCTGTGGGGTATTGGTTTCAAACACAACATCCGCAAGTCGTTGCCATTTATCAAACATTTGCCAATCGACATTGCGCTGTTTGCTGCCTATTCTAAAATGAGCGGCGAGTCGACCATGCACTTCGACTATACAAACTACGGTTACTCGAACCCCGCCGGATATGTGGTTGATGAAAATCAACGCGGTGAACTCGAATCGAAAAACTTCAAGTATGGTTTGATCGTGTCCAAGAAAATTGCGGTGATCACTTTCTTTGCCTCGGTAACCGGTAACAGCAGTAAAACAACATTCGATATTTTAGGACGATTTCCAATACCGGATCCGGAACGTTTGAGCGACGATTACACCAGTATTGATGATTTGCTGATTGATGCGATGGTTGATGAAGAAGATCCGATTGCTTTGCACTACAAAGACAATTACATAGGACTTGATGCCGGTTTCCGTTTAAAGTTGGCTTTCTTCAGTTTGTTTGGTTCTATCGCCAAAACAAACTATGTGACTTACAATGCTGGTCTCAGTTTTGGTTTCCGTTAA
- a CDS encoding S9 family peptidase, with protein sequence MHKIIFLFILFCGIGFSSLAQKQISIEDVQAYGTFSEQKVEGLYSMNDGLHYTTLEYGNKIVKYNYKNGEKAGVVFDLSTVKDAAIKSFSEYEFSDDETKILLTTEKEKIYRHSSSANYYVWNSVTQELSELSAKGKQQLATFSPDGERVAFVRDNNIFVKSLKFGTENQVTTDGKVNEIINGAPDWVYEEEFSFNKAFAWSPDSKFLAFMRFDETNVPEFTFPMYKGLAPEHKENSLYPGEYIYKYPKAGETNSTVSVLIYDLKSKTTVSSDLGNETDQYIPRIKWMADAADLAVMRLNRYQNQIDILLVNPYTGDSRPFYTEKNKRYIAETFLDAFTILPDNDYFVVNSERDGYSHLYLYNRQGFEVRQLTIGEFDVTQFYGFDPKKKIFYYQAAKESAMQREVYFVSLDGKKQGKLSSESGTNEAEFSKGFQYYINTYTNLSTPLQTTLHSSDGKLIRVLEDNKALEEKVKQYAVSPKEFFQFETSEGVTLNGWMLKPSNFDPNKKYPVVMTQYSGPGSKAQEVLDVFSVDWYNYLAQEGFIVACVDPRGSFGRGEDFKKATYMQLGKYESDDQVETAKYLGSLPYVDKSNIAIWGWSFGGFTTLLSMEKGGSVFKAGIAVAPVTHWKFYDTIYTERYMRTPQQNPDGYDDNSPLLHPEGIKGRLFLIHGSADDNVHVQNSMEFSEALVQAGIQFDMAIYTNRNHGIYGGNTRVHLYHRMTDFLKANLMK encoded by the coding sequence ATGCACAAGATTATTTTTCTCTTCATCCTTTTCTGCGGAATCGGGTTTAGTTCTCTCGCACAAAAGCAAATAAGTATTGAAGACGTCCAGGCATACGGTACATTCTCTGAGCAAAAAGTAGAAGGTTTGTACTCGATGAACGACGGTCTGCATTACACCACCTTGGAATACGGAAATAAGATTGTAAAATACAACTATAAAAACGGCGAAAAAGCGGGCGTTGTGTTCGATCTCTCGACCGTGAAAGATGCAGCGATCAAAAGTTTCTCTGAATACGAATTCAGCGACGATGAAACCAAGATTTTGTTGACAACAGAAAAGGAGAAAATATACCGCCACTCGTCTTCAGCCAATTATTACGTTTGGAACTCAGTGACACAGGAGCTTTCTGAACTTTCAGCAAAAGGCAAGCAACAACTGGCAACTTTTTCTCCCGACGGGGAACGCGTTGCTTTTGTTCGCGACAACAACATTTTTGTAAAAAGTCTGAAGTTCGGAACCGAAAACCAGGTTACTACCGATGGTAAAGTCAACGAGATAATCAATGGTGCTCCCGATTGGGTTTACGAGGAAGAATTCAGTTTCAACAAAGCATTTGCCTGGTCGCCCGACTCCAAATTCCTGGCGTTTATGCGTTTCGACGAGACCAATGTTCCCGAATTCACCTTTCCGATGTACAAAGGCCTGGCTCCCGAACACAAGGAAAATTCGCTGTACCCGGGCGAATACATTTACAAATACCCGAAAGCAGGAGAAACAAATTCGACTGTCAGCGTACTTATTTATGATTTGAAGTCGAAAACAACTGTTTCGTCCGACCTGGGTAATGAAACTGACCAGTACATCCCGCGCATCAAATGGATGGCCGATGCAGCCGACCTTGCCGTAATGCGGTTAAACCGTTACCAAAACCAGATTGATATATTGTTGGTCAACCCGTACACGGGCGACAGTCGTCCTTTTTATACCGAAAAGAACAAACGCTATATCGCCGAGACATTCCTCGATGCCTTCACCATTCTTCCGGATAACGATTACTTCGTGGTTAACAGCGAGCGTGACGGCTATTCACACCTTTATTTATACAACCGCCAAGGTTTCGAAGTGCGCCAGCTCACCATCGGCGAGTTCGACGTAACCCAGTTTTACGGCTTCGACCCGAAAAAGAAGATTTTTTATTACCAGGCAGCCAAAGAATCGGCCATGCAACGCGAAGTGTATTTCGTGAGTCTCGATGGAAAAAAACAAGGCAAACTGAGCAGTGAATCCGGAACAAATGAAGCCGAATTCAGCAAAGGCTTTCAATATTACATCAACACCTACACCAACCTGAGCACTCCGCTGCAAACAACCTTGCACAGCAGCGACGGAAAACTGATCCGGGTGCTGGAAGACAATAAGGCACTGGAAGAAAAAGTAAAACAGTATGCCGTTAGCCCGAAAGAATTTTTTCAGTTTGAAACTTCGGAAGGCGTGACATTGAATGGCTGGATGCTGAAGCCATCAAACTTCGACCCGAACAAAAAATACCCGGTGGTGATGACGCAATACAGCGGGCCAGGTTCAAAAGCGCAGGAAGTACTTGACGTATTTTCGGTGGACTGGTACAACTACCTGGCTCAGGAAGGATTTATTGTGGCCTGCGTTGACCCGAGAGGCTCGTTTGGCCGTGGCGAAGATTTCAAAAAAGCGACCTACATGCAATTGGGTAAATATGAATCGGACGACCAGGTTGAAACAGCAAAATACCTGGGCAGCCTTCCCTATGTCGACAAAAGCAACATCGCTATTTGGGGATGGAGTTTTGGAGGTTTCACAACCCTGTTGAGCATGGAAAAAGGCGGCTCCGTTTTCAAAGCAGGAATCGCTGTGGCTCCGGTGACACACTGGAAATTTTATGATACAATCTACACAGAACGTTACATGCGTACCCCGCAACAAAACCCTGACGGATACGACGACAACTCGCCGCTGCTTCATCCGGAAGGCATTAAAGGACGCCTGTTCCTGATTCATGGCTCGGCCGATGACAACGTACATGTTCAAAATAGCATGGAGTTCTCGGAAGCTTTGGTCCAAGCTGGCATTCAATTCGACATGGCCATCTACACCAACCGCAATCACGGTATCTATGGCGGCAATACCCGCGTTCATTTGTATCACCGGATGACGGACTTTTTGAAAGCCAATCTGATGAAATAA